From one Rattus norvegicus strain BN/NHsdMcwi chromosome 7, GRCr8, whole genome shotgun sequence genomic stretch:
- the Or7c70 gene encoding olfactory receptor Olr1086 isoform X1 — protein MERENQTGDRKFLLLGFTEDSDLQSFFFGLLLSMYLVSITGNLLIVLAIVSDHHLHTPMYFFLSNLSIADIGFTSTTIPKALQNIHTQSKLISFTGCITQIFFFIVFGCLDNLLLTVMAYDRFMAICHPLHYVVIMNSCFCVMLALGSWIVSVMSSLPETLTVLRLSFCTNMEIPHFFCDLPEVLKLACSDTLVNNIVIYSITIVIAGFPFSGILLSYSRIFSSILRIPSAGGKYKAVSTCGSHLLVVFLFYSNGLGVYLSSAATSSSRMSLVASLMYTMVTPMLNPFIYSLRNKDMQKALKMGFRAKQRIHS, from the exons atggaaagagaaaaccaaacagGAGACAGAAAGTTTCTCCTCCTGGGATTCACAGAAGACTCTGACCTACAGTCATTCTTCTTTGGGTTGCTTCTCTCCATGTACCTGGTCAGCATCACAGGCAACTTACTCATCGTCTTGGCCATCGTATCAGACCACCACCTACACACGCCTatgtacttcttcctctccaaCCTGTCCATAGCTGACATTGGcttcacctccaccaccatcccaAAGGCTTTGCAGAATATCCACACACAAAGCAAACTCATCTCTTTCACAGGCTGTatcacacagattttttttttcattgtgtttggATGCCTGGACAATTTACTCCTAACAGTGATGGCGTATGACCGCTTTATGGCCATCTGCCATCCCCTGCACTATGTGGTCATCATGAATTCTTGTTTCTGTGTGATGCTGGCCCTTGGATCATGGATAGTTAGTGTCATGAGTTCCCTGCCCGAGACCTTGACTGTGTTAAGGCTATCCTTCTGTACAAATATGGAAATTCCACACTTTTTCTGTGATCTTCCTGAAGTCCTGAAGCTTGCCTGTTCTGATACCCTTGTCAATAACATTGTGATATATTCTATAACTATAGTCATAGCTGGTTTCCCATTCTCTGGGATTCTATTGTCATATTCTCGGATTTTCTCCTCCATCTTAAGAATTCCTTCAGCTGGGGGCAAGTACAAAGCcgtttcaacctgtgggtctcacctCTTGGTAGTCTTCTTGTTCTACAGCAATGGTCTTGGGGTCTACCTTAGCTCCGCAGCCACATCATCTTCTAGAATGAGTCTAGTTGCCTCATTGATGTACACCATGGTCACTCCCATGCTGAACCCCTTCATCTACAGCCTAAGGAACAAGGACATGCAGAAGGC tttaaaaatggggttcagagctaaacaaagaattcacagctga
- the Or7c70 gene encoding olfactory receptor Olr1086 — MERENQTGDRKFLLLGFTEDSDLQSFFFGLLLSMYLVSITGNLLIVLAIVSDHHLHTPMYFFLSNLSIADIGFTSTTIPKALQNIHTQSKLISFTGCITQIFFFIVFGCLDNLLLTVMAYDRFMAICHPLHYVVIMNSCFCVMLALGSWIVSVMSSLPETLTVLRLSFCTNMEIPHFFCDLPEVLKLACSDTLVNNIVIYSITIVIAGFPFSGILLSYSRIFSSILRIPSAGGKYKAVSTCGSHLLVVFLFYSNGLGVYLSSAATSSSRMSLVASLMYTMVTPMLNPFIYSLRNKDMQKALGKLLRKIMLLGEGSIAGFP; from the coding sequence atggaaagagaaaaccaaacagGAGACAGAAAGTTTCTCCTCCTGGGATTCACAGAAGACTCTGACCTACAGTCATTCTTCTTTGGGTTGCTTCTCTCCATGTACCTGGTCAGCATCACAGGCAACTTACTCATCGTCTTGGCCATCGTATCAGACCACCACCTACACACGCCTatgtacttcttcctctccaaCCTGTCCATAGCTGACATTGGcttcacctccaccaccatcccaAAGGCTTTGCAGAATATCCACACACAAAGCAAACTCATCTCTTTCACAGGCTGTatcacacagattttttttttcattgtgtttggATGCCTGGACAATTTACTCCTAACAGTGATGGCGTATGACCGCTTTATGGCCATCTGCCATCCCCTGCACTATGTGGTCATCATGAATTCTTGTTTCTGTGTGATGCTGGCCCTTGGATCATGGATAGTTAGTGTCATGAGTTCCCTGCCCGAGACCTTGACTGTGTTAAGGCTATCCTTCTGTACAAATATGGAAATTCCACACTTTTTCTGTGATCTTCCTGAAGTCCTGAAGCTTGCCTGTTCTGATACCCTTGTCAATAACATTGTGATATATTCTATAACTATAGTCATAGCTGGTTTCCCATTCTCTGGGATTCTATTGTCATATTCTCGGATTTTCTCCTCCATCTTAAGAATTCCTTCAGCTGGGGGCAAGTACAAAGCcgtttcaacctgtgggtctcacctCTTGGTAGTCTTCTTGTTCTACAGCAATGGTCTTGGGGTCTACCTTAGCTCCGCAGCCACATCATCTTCTAGAATGAGTCTAGTTGCCTCATTGATGTACACCATGGTCACTCCCATGCTGAACCCCTTCATCTACAGCCTAAGGAACAAGGACATGCAGAAGGCCTTGGGAAAACTCCTCAGGAAAATCATGCTTCTTGGTGAAGGGAGCATAGCAGGATTCCCATAA
- the Or7a38e gene encoding olfactory receptor Olr1085 yields the protein MESGNSTRRFSSFILLGFSETPQLQFLIFALFLSMYLVTVLGNLLIIMAIITQSHLHTPMYFFLANLSFVDICFTSTTIPKMLVNTHTQSKTITYVHCISQMCVFLVFGELDNFLLAVMAYDRYVAICHPLCYTVIVNHRLCILLLLLSWVVSIFHALLQSLMVLQLTFCGDVKIPNFFCELNQLSQLTCSDNFPSHLIMNLVPVMLGAISLSGILYSYFKIVSSVRSISSVQGKHKAFSTCASHLSIVSLFYSTGIGVYISSAVVQSSHSAARASIMYTVVIPMLNPFIYSLRNKDVKRALERLLEGKL from the coding sequence ATGGAATCAGGGAACAGCACaagaagattttcaagttttattcttCTTGGATTTTCAGAAACCCCACAACTTCAATTCCTCATTTTTGCACTGTTCCTGTCCATGTACCTGGTAACAGTGCTTGGGAATCTGCTTATCATCATGGCTATCATCACACAGTCTCATTTGCATAcacccatgtactttttccttGCTAACCTATCCTTTGTGGACATCTGtttcacctccaccaccatcccaAAGATGTTGGTAAATACACACACCCAGAGCAAGACCATCACCTATGTACACTGTATTAGCCAGATGTGTGTCTTCTTGGTTTTTGGTGAACTGGACAACTTTCTCCTGGctgtgatggcctatgaccgATATGTGGCTATCTGTCATCCACTGTGTTACACAGTCATTGTGAACCACCGGCTCTGtatcctgctgcttctgctgtccTGGGTTGTCAGCATCTTCCATGCCTTATTACAGAGCTTAATGGTGCTACAGTTGACCTTCTGTGGAGATGTGAAAATCCCCAACTTCTTCTGTGAGCTCAATCAACTGTCCCAACTCACCTGTTCAGACAACTTTCCAAGTCACCTCATAATGAATCTTGTACCTGTTATGTTGGGAGCCATTTCCCTCAGTGGTATCCTTTACTCTTATTTCAAGATAGTGTCCTCTGTACGTTCTATCTCCTCAGTTCAGGGGAAGCACAAGGCATTTTCTACATGTGCCTCTCATCTTTCCATTGTCTCCTTATTTTATAGTACAGGCATCGGAGTATACATCAGTTCTGCTGTGGTCCAAAGCTCACATTCTGCTGCAAGAGCTTCCATTATGTATACTGTGGTCATCCCCATGCTGAACCCTTTCATTTATAGTCTAAGGAATAAAGATGTGAAAAGAGCTCTGGAAAGACTCTTAGAAGGAAAGCTGTAA